In Ruania zhangjianzhongii, the following proteins share a genomic window:
- the pepE gene encoding dipeptidase PepE: MDLLLLSNSTAPGRGYLEHARDALAEILEPITELVFVPYALADHDGYTAQVARALEPFGVRVTGAHTGPPADLVRQAEAIFIGGGNTFRLVARLHTEGLIDKVRSAVESGMPYIGSSAGTNVATPSLKTTNDMPIVEPDSFAALGLVPFQINPHYLDPDPDSTHQGETRELRLLQYLEENPGPVLGLREGTWLRRKGHILTLAGEPAGARLFDRGSEPVDLATGADLSHLLTCSPR, encoded by the coding sequence ATGGACCTACTGCTGCTGTCCAACTCCACGGCACCCGGGCGCGGCTACCTGGAGCATGCTCGGGATGCGCTCGCCGAGATTCTGGAGCCGATCACCGAGCTCGTCTTCGTCCCCTACGCACTCGCCGACCACGATGGCTACACCGCCCAGGTGGCCCGCGCACTCGAACCGTTCGGTGTGCGGGTCACCGGCGCACACACCGGTCCGCCGGCGGACCTGGTGCGCCAGGCCGAGGCGATCTTCATCGGCGGCGGAAACACGTTTCGCCTGGTGGCCCGGCTGCACACGGAAGGGCTGATCGACAAAGTTCGCTCCGCCGTCGAGAGTGGTATGCCCTACATCGGCTCCTCGGCCGGAACCAACGTGGCGACGCCCTCGCTGAAGACGACGAACGACATGCCGATCGTGGAGCCGGACTCGTTCGCGGCACTGGGCCTGGTGCCGTTCCAGATCAACCCGCACTACCTGGACCCGGATCCCGACTCCACCCACCAGGGAGAGACCCGCGAACTACGACTGCTGCAATACCTGGAGGAGAACCCAGGACCGGTGCTGGGGTTGCGCGAAGGAACCTGGCTGCGCCGGAAGGGGCATATCCTCACCCTCGCAGGCGAACCCGCCGGGGCTCGGCTGTTCGACCGCGGCAGCGAACCGGTCGACCTCGCCACCGGCGCGGACCTGAGCCACCTGCTCACCTGTTCCCCACGCTGA
- a CDS encoding NAD(P)-dependent oxidoreductase, with protein MKISVFGATGMAGSAIVSEALVRGHELTAISRTARATAQEERVRQLPLDLARAGELDPAFAECDAAVLTVRFPVDEHHRLAPATTRVLDAAARTGTRILVVGGSAPLRSPTDPDRLVIDDPAHVPPQWRSIAQASLDQFHACRRHADADWVYLSPPAVLEPGARTGSYRRGTSQLLTRADGTSRISAADLAIAVLDEFESPGMDRHFTVVHAG; from the coding sequence ATGAAGATCTCCGTGTTCGGCGCCACCGGGATGGCCGGGAGCGCCATCGTCAGCGAAGCTCTGGTGCGGGGCCACGAGCTCACCGCCATCTCCCGTACGGCCAGGGCGACGGCGCAGGAGGAGCGGGTCAGGCAGCTCCCGTTGGACCTCGCGAGAGCGGGCGAGCTCGACCCGGCCTTCGCCGAGTGCGACGCCGCTGTACTCACCGTGCGGTTCCCGGTCGACGAGCACCATCGCCTCGCGCCGGCGACCACCCGCGTACTCGATGCCGCCGCCCGGACCGGCACCAGGATCCTGGTGGTCGGCGGGTCGGCGCCGTTGCGTTCGCCCACCGACCCGGATCGGCTCGTGATCGACGACCCGGCACATGTCCCACCGCAGTGGCGGTCTATCGCCCAAGCCAGCCTGGACCAGTTCCACGCCTGCCGGCGGCACGCTGACGCCGACTGGGTCTACCTGAGCCCGCCGGCAGTCCTAGAGCCCGGGGCACGGACCGGCTCCTACCGCCGTGGCACCTCCCAGCTCCTGACCCGTGCCGACGGCACGTCGCGGATCAGCGCCGCCGACCTCGCCATTGCTGTGCTCGACGAGTTCGAGAGCCCAGGGATGGACCGGCACTTCACCGTGGTGCACGCGGGCTGA
- a CDS encoding EamA family transporter: protein MTTTTTAAAPIGAGTRAGLTARTALAPMVWGTTYIVTTELLPAGHPLFAALLRALPAGILALLISRRLPHGDWWWKIAVLGTLNFGIFLPLLFITAERLPGGVAATLGASQPIIVALLVVVILHERFSRWRVGWGVVGVAGVGMVVLGPGAGIDVIGVLAGVGGALSMGLGVVLIKRWGRPVGVGAITLAGWQLTAGGLVLLLPTLLFEGIPEHVDGPAVAGYLWLGLIGGLVTYSLWFAGIRRLPVTATALLGLLSPLVAAVLGVLLLGELLTPVQICGFALALAAMVAGQLTPRRKKDLLTS from the coding sequence GTGACGACGACAACAACAGCAGCCGCACCGATCGGCGCCGGCACCCGGGCCGGCCTGACCGCGCGGACCGCTCTGGCGCCGATGGTGTGGGGCACCACCTACATCGTGACCACCGAGCTGCTACCGGCCGGCCACCCCCTGTTCGCGGCCCTCCTGCGCGCACTTCCCGCGGGAATTCTGGCCCTGCTGATCTCCCGCAGGCTGCCCCATGGCGACTGGTGGTGGAAGATCGCGGTGCTGGGCACCCTCAATTTCGGGATCTTCCTGCCGCTGCTCTTCATCACTGCGGAGCGCCTACCGGGCGGAGTGGCCGCGACGCTGGGCGCCAGCCAGCCGATCATCGTCGCCCTCCTGGTGGTGGTGATCCTGCATGAACGGTTTTCCCGCTGGCGAGTCGGGTGGGGGGTCGTCGGTGTTGCCGGTGTGGGGATGGTGGTCCTCGGACCCGGGGCAGGGATCGATGTGATCGGCGTGCTCGCCGGCGTGGGCGGGGCCCTCTCGATGGGCCTGGGAGTGGTCCTGATCAAGCGGTGGGGGCGCCCCGTGGGGGTAGGTGCCATCACCCTGGCCGGCTGGCAGCTCACCGCGGGCGGCCTTGTGCTGCTGCTGCCGACCCTGCTGTTCGAGGGCATCCCGGAACACGTAGACGGTCCGGCAGTGGCGGGCTATCTGTGGCTCGGGCTGATCGGCGGGCTGGTCACCTACTCCCTGTGGTTCGCCGGAATCCGGCGGCTTCCGGTGACGGCGACGGCGCTGCTCGGCCTGCTCTCGCCGTTGGTTGCGGCCGTGCTCGGCGTCCTCCTCCTCGGCGAGCTGCTCACTCCGGTGCAGATCTGCGGATTCGCACTGGCGCTGGCAGCGATGGTCGCCGGCCAGCTCACCCCACGCAGAAAGAAGGACCTGCTCACATCATGA
- a CDS encoding LysR family transcriptional regulator translates to MELQQLRYVLAVAEEASFTRAAARCFVVQSALSHQVKSLEQELGLVLFARTSRRVELTAAGEAFLPAARASLEAAERAAVDAAAATGLVRGQLRVGIIPTVTAVDVPGALGAFRQTHPQVRIALQVSGSDAQEAAIVRGELDIGLLGLPENRRPRGVAWRSLGTDRHVAVLSREHGLATHGEVSLHDLEQEPFVDFTAGSPGRAQSDMAFDAAGIARDVAFEVMATDLMIDLVRQNLAVVLLPSRYAPRARGLISIPITDGPTRAEYLAWSNFNPSPAARAFLDIIEREA, encoded by the coding sequence ATGGAGCTGCAGCAGCTGAGGTACGTCTTGGCCGTCGCGGAGGAGGCCAGCTTCACCCGAGCGGCAGCCCGGTGCTTCGTGGTGCAGTCGGCGCTCAGCCACCAGGTCAAGTCGCTGGAGCAGGAGCTCGGCCTCGTGCTGTTCGCCCGCACCAGCCGGAGGGTCGAGCTCACCGCGGCGGGGGAGGCCTTCCTGCCCGCGGCTCGGGCGAGCCTCGAGGCCGCCGAGCGGGCCGCCGTCGATGCGGCGGCAGCGACCGGTCTGGTGCGCGGACAGCTGCGGGTGGGAATCATCCCGACCGTCACCGCCGTGGATGTGCCCGGCGCCCTCGGCGCGTTTCGCCAGACGCACCCCCAGGTGCGGATCGCGTTGCAGGTCTCCGGGAGCGACGCCCAGGAGGCGGCGATCGTCCGCGGCGAGCTCGATATCGGCCTGCTCGGGCTCCCGGAGAACCGCCGCCCCCGCGGTGTGGCCTGGCGCAGCCTGGGCACCGACCGGCATGTCGCCGTCCTCAGCCGCGAGCACGGGCTCGCTACCCACGGCGAGGTGAGCCTGCACGATCTGGAGCAGGAGCCGTTCGTCGATTTCACCGCCGGCTCCCCGGGGCGCGCACAGAGCGATATGGCGTTCGATGCTGCGGGGATCGCTCGGGATGTGGCGTTCGAGGTGATGGCCACTGACCTGATGATCGACCTGGTCCGGCAGAACCTCGCTGTGGTGCTCTTGCCGTCCCGCTATGCACCGCGTGCTCGTGGTCTGATCAGTATCCCGATCACCGACGGGCCGACTCGAGCCGAGTATCTCGCCTGGAGCAACTTCAACCCCAGTCCCGCTGCCCGCGCCTTCCTGGACATCATCGAGCGGGAGGCGTGA
- a CDS encoding TetR/AcrR family transcriptional regulator, with protein sequence MTSSDVDERHAAIIAAVWQVIAERGMAGVSMRTVAAAAGVSVGRIQYRFHTKDELLHSSLAAMLSGAADRYARASADAGDAEALWQLIAHPIPRTTAARAGVAIFHQYVAAGINHPALAKLLAEAKDSAEREAARLITRIAGHVQNPRTVARSLIAAADGLGMRVLTGGLSARAAERTLRATIERALGRAG encoded by the coding sequence ATGACCAGCTCTGACGTCGACGAACGCCACGCCGCGATCATCGCAGCGGTGTGGCAGGTGATCGCCGAACGGGGCATGGCAGGAGTGTCGATGCGCACGGTCGCTGCCGCTGCCGGCGTCTCGGTGGGCAGGATCCAGTACCGGTTCCACACCAAGGACGAGCTGCTCCACAGCAGCCTGGCGGCGATGCTCTCCGGTGCGGCCGACCGATACGCCCGGGCGAGCGCCGATGCCGGTGACGCCGAAGCGCTCTGGCAGTTGATCGCCCATCCGATACCGCGGACCACGGCGGCCCGTGCCGGTGTGGCGATCTTCCATCAGTACGTGGCGGCCGGGATCAACCACCCCGCGTTGGCGAAGCTGCTGGCCGAGGCCAAGGACAGCGCCGAGCGGGAGGCGGCGCGGCTGATCACCCGGATCGCTGGGCACGTGCAGAATCCCCGCACGGTGGCACGGTCGCTGATCGCCGCCGCCGATGGCCTCGGGATGCGGGTGCTGACCGGCGGACTGTCCGCACGCGCGGCCGAACGAACACTGCGGGCGACGATCGAGCGTGCGCTCGGGCGCGCGGGCTAG
- a CDS encoding alpha/beta fold hydrolase produces the protein MVGRLDLHHFNTTVFIGEGSVVAQSNRSRRAAEAGYWRSEVGFEAYKAAYDEAMATMPPPTRTRDVPIELGSVRVYEWAPREEGETDALPVILVPGIRSGVPMWAENLRYWLGERTLYAMDAVGDAGLSTHTVPFESFDHQVGWLEQALAGLGIEQAHVVGHSFGGAIAATHALHHAGRVRSLTLLEPVMVLHTMPLSIYLWASVLLLPLPQSWKDRALAEIGGVTIAEVQERTPMSVMIDEGSKHYAAAALTPRTLTDAEWRSMSMPIRVEIASDKSLAGGAKAAERARSLGVDPTIVRPNTTHSLPMQAAEALGRELPAYWASHDR, from the coding sequence ATGGTGGGTAGACTCGATCTACACCACTTCAACACGACTGTATTTATCGGCGAAGGGAGTGTGGTGGCACAGTCGAACCGCAGCCGTCGCGCAGCAGAGGCTGGGTACTGGCGCAGCGAGGTCGGTTTCGAGGCCTACAAGGCGGCCTATGACGAAGCGATGGCCACCATGCCGCCACCGACCCGTACCCGCGATGTGCCCATCGAGCTCGGCAGCGTGCGTGTCTACGAATGGGCGCCCCGCGAGGAAGGCGAGACCGATGCGCTGCCGGTGATCCTGGTTCCCGGGATCCGCTCCGGCGTGCCGATGTGGGCCGAGAACCTGCGGTACTGGCTCGGTGAGCGCACCCTTTACGCGATGGATGCGGTCGGCGATGCCGGGCTGTCCACCCACACCGTGCCATTCGAGTCCTTCGACCATCAGGTGGGCTGGCTGGAGCAGGCGCTCGCTGGGCTGGGGATCGAGCAGGCGCACGTGGTGGGCCACTCCTTCGGCGGTGCGATCGCTGCCACCCATGCTCTGCACCACGCTGGCCGAGTTCGTTCGCTCACGTTGCTCGAGCCGGTGATGGTGCTGCACACCATGCCGCTGTCGATCTATCTCTGGGCCTCCGTGCTGCTGCTTCCGCTCCCGCAGTCGTGGAAGGATCGCGCACTGGCGGAGATCGGCGGGGTCACCATAGCCGAGGTCCAGGAGCGCACGCCGATGTCGGTGATGATCGACGAGGGGTCGAAGCACTACGCCGCTGCCGCTCTGACCCCGCGCACCCTGACCGACGCCGAGTGGCGCTCGATGTCGATGCCGATCCGGGTCGAGATCGCCAGTGACAAATCGCTGGCCGGCGGTGCGAAGGCCGCCGAGCGAGCGCGCTCGCTCGGGGTCGATCCGACCATCGTCCGGCCGAACACCACCCACTCGTTGCCCATGCAGGCGGCGGAAGCGCTCGGGCGGGAGCTGCCGGCCTACTGGGCCAGCCACGACCGCTGA
- a CDS encoding CGNR zinc finger domain-containing protein — protein MHLNPYGEYAVLLAATLANDWPADRAGIVARTREFGMTMGFSAAAGDHQRTREVIDNWLDVVDAPGPQQRAALLNAQLAAAAAYPRLTDHDDEGWHLHYRDERDSLPEVLVSVISVGTALHLSTRGMHRLGRCAAGAAPRDPCSAVVVDVTRNGRQQYCSVRCANRAAVRRHRARSTPASSKS, from the coding sequence ATGCATCTCAACCCTTACGGCGAGTACGCGGTCCTCCTGGCGGCCACCCTCGCCAACGACTGGCCCGCAGACCGGGCCGGGATCGTGGCCCGCACGCGCGAGTTCGGCATGACGATGGGCTTCTCCGCGGCAGCTGGGGACCACCAGCGCACCCGCGAGGTGATCGACAACTGGCTCGACGTCGTCGACGCTCCCGGGCCGCAGCAGCGTGCTGCACTGCTGAACGCACAGCTGGCGGCGGCCGCCGCCTACCCCCGGCTCACCGACCACGACGACGAGGGCTGGCACCTGCACTACCGCGACGAACGCGACTCGCTGCCCGAAGTGCTGGTATCGGTGATCAGCGTCGGCACGGCGCTGCACCTGAGTACCCGCGGGATGCACCGGCTCGGCCGATGTGCTGCCGGAGCGGCACCACGCGACCCGTGCTCCGCCGTCGTGGTGGACGTGACCCGCAACGGTCGCCAGCAGTACTGCTCGGTGCGCTGCGCCAACCGGGCGGCGGTACGGCGGCACCGCGCCCGCAGCACGCCGGCCTCCTCGAAGTCCTGA
- a CDS encoding TetR family transcriptional regulator — protein MADDLGLRQRKRRAAMTHVQQVGLDLFDAHGFDAVTIEQVAQAAEVSPSSVYRYFGTKAGLILVDADRTPAPAARRVPTRGDEHPVDLARRAVREYLGSQAVHTVSRRRVQYLMEVPAVQAEFSQRMIEWLHGTASEESAERASAAQFEAQTTWGAIFGTVLGALTYWYSTDYADPLLELVDDGLDRLRRGLGA, from the coding sequence GTGGCAGACGATCTGGGACTCCGGCAACGCAAGCGCCGTGCGGCGATGACCCACGTCCAGCAGGTCGGACTGGACCTGTTCGACGCCCACGGGTTCGACGCCGTCACCATCGAGCAGGTCGCCCAAGCCGCGGAGGTCTCACCGAGCTCGGTCTACCGCTACTTCGGCACGAAGGCCGGCCTGATTCTTGTGGACGCCGACCGGACGCCCGCACCCGCTGCCCGGCGCGTGCCGACCCGCGGCGACGAGCACCCGGTCGACCTCGCCCGACGCGCCGTCCGCGAGTACCTCGGCAGCCAAGCGGTGCACACGGTCAGTCGCCGACGCGTCCAGTACCTGATGGAGGTGCCAGCCGTCCAGGCAGAGTTCTCCCAGCGGATGATCGAGTGGCTACACGGGACGGCAAGCGAGGAATCCGCCGAGCGCGCCAGCGCGGCGCAATTCGAGGCACAGACCACCTGGGGCGCGATCTTCGGCACCGTGCTCGGCGCCCTCACCTACTGGTACAGCACCGACTACGCCGACCCCCTCCTGGAGCTCGTCGACGACGGGCTCGACCGGCTCCGCCGCGGACTCGGCGCCTAG
- a CDS encoding SDR family oxidoreductase: MDVNGRVAFITGAASGIGFAIATAFARAGAHVALADVDEQAVHRAVARLQSLSLEREVTAVVLDVRDRDAFAQAADAVEERLGPIEILCNNAGVGSTVPIAELTYDTWDLVLGINLGGVVNGVQTVLPRLLARGGPGHIVNVASGAGLVPSEITSYVASKFAVVGLTESLALQHELAAASIGVTVVCPGIVRTEVLRNSRDHVQGSSAVDDHGHALLQRYGLDPAIVGDLVLAGIHTGQLHVLTDRYIEPLLEQRAKDLAAALPEETERDRELAELLRQRTADRVQREPAR; this comes from the coding sequence ATGGACGTCAACGGCAGGGTCGCCTTCATCACCGGGGCGGCGAGCGGGATCGGATTCGCCATCGCGACGGCGTTCGCCCGCGCGGGTGCGCACGTCGCGCTGGCGGACGTGGATGAGCAGGCGGTGCACCGCGCTGTCGCGCGGCTCCAGAGCCTCTCCCTGGAGCGTGAGGTGACCGCCGTCGTGCTCGATGTCCGGGACCGCGACGCCTTCGCACAGGCTGCCGATGCGGTCGAAGAACGGCTCGGGCCGATCGAGATCCTGTGCAACAACGCAGGTGTGGGGTCCACAGTGCCGATCGCGGAACTGACCTACGACACCTGGGACCTCGTCCTTGGGATCAACCTCGGTGGTGTGGTCAATGGGGTGCAGACCGTGCTGCCGCGGCTGCTCGCCCGCGGAGGTCCGGGCCACATCGTCAACGTCGCCTCCGGTGCAGGCCTGGTACCGAGCGAGATCACCAGCTACGTCGCGTCGAAGTTTGCGGTGGTCGGACTGACCGAATCGCTGGCGCTGCAGCACGAGCTGGCCGCCGCGAGCATCGGCGTCACCGTCGTCTGCCCGGGCATCGTCCGCACCGAGGTGCTACGCAACAGTCGCGACCATGTCCAGGGCAGCTCCGCCGTCGACGATCACGGCCATGCCCTGCTCCAACGCTACGGGCTGGACCCGGCCATCGTGGGGGATCTGGTACTCGCCGGTATCCACACAGGCCAGCTCCACGTCCTCACCGACCGGTACATCGAACCGTTGCTGGAGCAGCGGGCCAAAGACCTGGCCGCAGCCTTGCCGGAGGAGACCGAACGGGACCGGGAGCTGGCCGAGCTGCTTCGCCAGCGGACCGCTGACCGCGTCCAGCGAGAGCCGGCGCGATGA
- a CDS encoding FAD-dependent monooxygenase: MSARVLIVGAGVAGQVAAYELARAGAEVTVLEQAATLRRTGGHAVDLADVATDIIERMGLLDAVTAARVDRDLLVFREGASRRLEMSRVSAAISARHIEIQREDLCEILYAGNRAAVEYRFGDTVTELAEHADGVDVTFREGRSERYDIVIGADGLHSVVRRLVFGPEAQFRHDLGAALSVFSYPNPGIPDRQVHAVADVDLSGFVYPVDDGTQARALLLFRTAGEPPIHYRDRAGQLARAVAAVELLSDRLPITAAAAEGADDFYYDSIAQIRMDSWSSARVALVGDAGYSPGPAVGGGNAVAVLGGYVLASQLAHHSFDSAHAFSATEQVMAPIVSQARKVAPSTLRQLVPTGRLGAWLLPRALRALTSLPAGLTQKLAALGAKRGRTLADYDPEA, from the coding sequence ATGAGCGCGCGGGTGCTGATCGTCGGCGCTGGGGTTGCGGGGCAGGTCGCGGCCTACGAACTGGCTCGTGCTGGGGCCGAGGTCACCGTCCTCGAGCAGGCAGCAACCTTGCGGCGCACCGGGGGGCATGCGGTCGACCTCGCCGATGTGGCCACCGACATCATCGAGCGGATGGGGCTTCTCGACGCGGTCACCGCGGCCCGGGTCGATCGTGACCTTCTGGTCTTTCGCGAGGGCGCGTCGCGCCGCCTGGAGATGTCGCGGGTGAGCGCGGCGATCAGTGCGCGCCACATCGAGATCCAGCGTGAGGATCTGTGCGAGATCCTCTACGCCGGCAACCGAGCGGCAGTCGAGTACCGATTCGGCGACACGGTCACCGAGCTGGCCGAGCATGCTGACGGCGTCGACGTGACGTTTCGCGAGGGGAGGTCGGAGCGCTACGACATCGTGATCGGCGCGGACGGGCTGCACTCCGTCGTCCGGCGGCTCGTCTTCGGGCCCGAGGCACAGTTCCGGCACGATCTCGGTGCAGCGCTGTCCGTGTTCAGCTATCCCAATCCAGGCATCCCGGACCGGCAGGTGCACGCTGTCGCCGACGTCGATCTGAGCGGATTCGTCTACCCGGTCGACGACGGCACGCAGGCCCGCGCACTGCTGCTGTTCCGGACCGCGGGGGAACCGCCGATCCACTACCGGGACCGCGCCGGACAGCTCGCTCGCGCGGTCGCTGCCGTCGAACTGCTCTCCGACCGGCTCCCGATCACTGCCGCCGCTGCCGAGGGTGCGGACGACTTCTACTACGACAGCATCGCGCAGATCCGGATGGACTCCTGGTCCTCCGCCCGCGTCGCCCTGGTCGGTGATGCCGGCTACTCGCCCGGTCCGGCCGTCGGTGGCGGTAATGCGGTGGCCGTGCTCGGCGGATATGTGCTCGCGTCCCAGCTCGCGCACCACAGCTTCGACAGTGCGCACGCGTTCAGTGCCACCGAGCAGGTCATGGCCCCGATCGTCAGTCAGGCGCGAAAGGTTGCGCCGAGCACGCTGCGCCAGCTCGTACCCACCGGGCGGCTCGGGGCCTGGTTGCTGCCCCGCGCGCTGCGTGCTCTCACGAGCCTTCCCGCGGGCCTGACCCAGAAGCTCGCCGCACTGGGCGCGAAGAGGGGCCGCACGCTCGCCGACTACGATCCCGAGGCCTGA
- a CDS encoding TetR/AcrR family transcriptional regulator gives MAHARTPRTSWIDRGLEALAAGGVDAVRVEPIAAQLGVTKGGFYGYFSGRDQLLAEMLSTWETDVTEGVIAVVEADSGHEARERVRRLALAINVPDRVTMRVDTEVAIREWARRDVAAAEVLARVDQQRTAYLRGLFGEFCSPEEADARTAVAVSVRLTSYFMDFGHPGRAHEEVVELVVRELLS, from the coding sequence ATGGCTCACGCACGAACACCGCGCACGTCCTGGATCGATCGCGGCCTGGAGGCGCTGGCCGCGGGCGGCGTGGATGCCGTCCGCGTCGAACCGATCGCAGCGCAGCTCGGGGTGACCAAGGGCGGCTTCTACGGCTACTTCTCCGGGCGCGACCAGCTGCTCGCAGAGATGCTGAGCACCTGGGAGACGGACGTGACCGAGGGAGTCATCGCCGTCGTCGAGGCCGACAGTGGACACGAGGCTCGCGAGCGGGTGCGCCGACTAGCACTGGCGATCAATGTTCCGGACCGGGTCACGATGCGCGTGGACACGGAGGTGGCCATCCGGGAGTGGGCCCGCAGAGACGTTGCGGCCGCCGAAGTCCTCGCGCGCGTGGACCAGCAGCGGACCGCCTACCTGCGGGGCCTGTTCGGCGAGTTCTGCTCACCGGAGGAGGCCGATGCGCGCACCGCGGTCGCGGTCTCCGTGCGGCTGACGAGCTACTTCATGGACTTCGGCCACCCCGGCCGTGCGCACGAGGAAGTCGTCGAGCTGGTGGTCCGCGAGCTGCTGAGCTGA